The Flavobacterium johnsoniae UW101 genomic interval TAATAATTAATCAGTCAGGTAAATTAAAAGTAATAATCCCTGAATTATCAACTCATTTTGATGAAGACATGATTGTTCTGGAAAAATGGAAACCTAAAAAACCAATTTCTGCGATTTATTATGATGGGGAAAAAGAGCGTTATTTCTTAAAACGTTTCCTTGTTGAAAATGAAGGAAAAGAAGAAAGCTTTATTACAGACCATCCAAATTCGCAGTTAGAGATTGTATCGACTGATTATCGTCCGGTAGCACAATTGGTTTTTGCCAAAGTAAAAGGCGTTCAAAAAGACGATTTGCATATTGATGTAGAAGACTTTATAGCTGTAAAAGGTTTCAAAGCTCTAGGAAATCAATTAACAACAGATAAATTAAAACAAGTAAATCTCTTAGATCCGCTTCCTTACGAAGAGCCGATTGAAGAAATTCCTGAAAAACCGGAAATATCAGAAGATGATCCTGTAGAAACAGAATTAGACGACGACGGCCAAATAGGATTGGTTTTAGAATAATATAAATAAGACGCTAAGAAATAACTCTTAGCGTTTTTTTTATGTTATTAAAAAAGGCTTATTGTTATAGTTTTAAAACCTATACTAGACTTTTTCTCAATATCTGCAACTTACATTTGTATTTCTTAGTAAATTAAACACTATATTTTAGTATGAAGTTCAAATATATTTTTCTGATAGTATTACTATCCGGCTGTACTAATAATAAATTTTTTGGTTATGTTTATGACTATGATACAGAAAAACCAATAAAAGACGTACAGGTCAATATAAATGGTATAGCAACCCAAACAGACAGTACGGGTTATTTTTCTGCTAAAATAAAATCAAATAAAGATTGTATAATACTATTGCAGAAAGAGGAATATGAAGTAAAAAAAGTATACCGCAGACCAGATTCTCTGGGAATGTTTAGTAAGAGAAATCTAAAAAAGCATAAAATTTATTTATTTAAAGAAGAGAGCGAATTTTCAAAATAGTTAAAAGCCGGATTGCTTATTTTCCGGCTTTTTTGGTTAAAAAATTATTCTGGTTTTACTGATATTTTTTATCTGTAAGTGTCTTCATAAAAGCAACAAGCGACTGTTCTTCTTTTACAGTCAAATTTAGTTTGTCGAAAGGAAGTGTTTGGTTTTCTACTTCATAACCTAAACCAATTCCACCGCCTTTATTGTAAAAAGAAACTACTTCTTCCAGTGTTTTAAAAACTCCGTTGTGCATATATGGTGCAGTTACAGCAGCATTTCTAACTGTAGGAGTTTTAAAAGCACCAACCAATTGAGGCATTTGATTGTATATATAACGTCCTTTATCCGGACTTATGGATTTTCCGGAAGGTTCATTTGGAGTTCCAATAACTTCGTGTTCGGTTTTGGAATAACTTGGCGGAACCGTTCCATTAAACAATGGAGTAAAATGACAGGTGGCACATTTTGCTTTTCCCATAAACAAGTTCATTCCTTCAATTTCTTCATTATTTAACGCATTTTTCTTTCCTCTCATATATTCGTCAAATCTCGAATCAAAAGAGTTTAGAGAACGTACATAACTTGCAATAGCGTTTTGAATCTGCCAGGCTTCAGGTTTCGAATTTCCTGGATAGGCCTTTTTGAAAAGATCGATATATTCTTTGTCTAATTGAATTTTAGCATGAATATTTTCCATTGAGCCGTGCATTTCATCTTTATTCTGTATTACATCTACACTTTGTTTTTCTAAATCCAGCTGACGCATATCCCAAAACTGGGCATTTTGTAACGAAGCATAGGTTAGAGTAGGAGTATTTCGGGGTAAATTTATTCCGGTTAATGAAACATTGGTTTTTAAGCCGTCTGTAAAAGCCTTTTCAGGATTATGACAGGTTGCACAGCTTCTATCGTTGTTTTTAGAAAGGCTTTTATCGTAGAATAATTTTTCGCCTAAAATCGCTTTTTCTTTCGTGAAATTATATTCTTTAGAAAGCACAAAAGCATTTACATCAAAAGCATCTTTATCAAATAAAGTTTCAATTGTTGGTTTTAGCGGACTGTTTTTCTTTACGTTTTTAATGTTTTCTTCTTTCTGGAAAGCTTTTAGCTTTTTAGAAATCGGATTCAAATATTCACTTATAAAAACAGCTCTGTTAAAGGCATTGAAATTGTTATTAGCTGCACAATACTTTTGAGCTTTTTCAGTCAGATTTTTTAATTCTGCTAATGATTTATTATTTGAATTAATTTTTGAAAGAGATTCAGGAATCGAAATTAAACTTTCTCCCGCTTCGGGAATTGAAGATTGTAAAATTGGACTGTCAAAACCTGTAATTCCCAGAGCAATCACACGGAACACATTTTGCTGAACAGCATCCAGAACATAATCATCACTTACTGTAATAACTTCAAAAGTACTTTTTAACTGTTTAATATTCGCCTGAAAAATATTCAGTTCCCGAATTAAATCTTCTTTACTTTCAGAATTATATTCCGGATAAATCATTTCTTCTATAACCTGAAAACCGTGAGGTTCAAAAGATCTGTTTTCTTCCAGTTCCATTTCGTCAAGAGCTGGACCGTTCATAAATCGGGCAGTTTCGGGAACAAAATATTCAATAGCCCATTCGACTTTTTTATAAACCAGACGCGATTTTTTAAACTGTTCTACAATTTCTTTTTGAGAAGAATTGTTATTTACCAGTTTTTGAAATTGAACAATTTCATTATTTAGTTTACTTAAATCAATAAGTAAATCTTGTTGTATTGTTGCTTTTGATTTTTCATTCTTCTGACATGAAAAGAAAAAACAAAGTAGTAAAATCAGGAAAGTAAAATGTTTTAATTTCATAATAGTATTGTAATAGAAACAACCCTTATTGAAAATAAGGGTTGTTTTATGATTTAAACGAAATTATTATCGTTGTACGTTTCTGATAATTACAGTTTGACCTCCCTCTTTATTAGTTTGAGTACCAGAACCGTCTGCATTTTTAAATGCATCACTCTGCCAGGTATGAGGGTGAATATTTACCGTAAAAGTATCCGGAACACCAATGATATCTGAAATATCTTCCATAGCACCAAATTCCCAGCTTCCAAATCTCATTTCGCCAGTTTGGTTGTAAAGTCCATTCCATGCAGCATCAGTTCTTTTATGGTTCATGTTTAACCACGGTTTATTTTGTTTTGTTGCGATGCTGTACTGCCAGATGTATGAATCGTGTTTAGCATCAGCATAATAACTGTCACCATCTTCCTGAATGTAAACGTAGTTTTCAGTTACACATAAATTGTCTGGATTGATAATTCCGGTTCCAGGAGTACTGTCACCTTCAACAGCTAATTCTAAAGTTCCTTTTAATGGATTTGCAGCATCCAATTTCAATTTATAAACTCTTCCCCACATTGTATATCCTTCAACAGGAGCGTTGTTTGTTGCCTGACCAGTCGCTGTAAAATAGATTTCTCTGTTATTGCTTGCGCTTCCTTTTCTGTAATCAACATCTTCAACTCTTGAAAAACGAATTGCTTTTAAGTCGTTTACAGTAGTATTAATAACAGCTCCAGTTAGGTTTTTAGCATTTGGAATTTCAACAAATTCAACTGGATATGAATTATTTAAAGTGATAGAAGTTTCAACCTGATTTCCATCTGTTCTTTTTAAAGCATATAGTTTTCCGTTTGATAAGTCACCAACAGAAGAACCGATGTACATGATTAATTGTCCTGCACTTACGTGAGAAGTTGCATACGATTGATCTTCTCCAATTAAAATAACTGTTTTTCCAGGATATGCTTCTTTTGTAAGTGGAACAGCGTTTTCCATACTTGCTTTTCCTAAAGCTGGCAAAACTCTGTCAGTTCTTGCTTTATCAGAAGATAATCCAAGCGGATTAATTCCGTGAACCATACTTTCCTGTCCGCTTTCTCCGGCAGTTAAAAAGATTGGTCCAAACCCGTGGATTTCAGGAGTAGCCAAAGTCGCAGAACATAAACGTGTTAAACCTCCAACGCCGTCAACTATATAATCTCCTTTTACAGGT includes:
- a CDS encoding cytochrome-c peroxidase, producing MKLKHFTFLILLLCFFFSCQKNEKSKATIQQDLLIDLSKLNNEIVQFQKLVNNNSSQKEIVEQFKKSRLVYKKVEWAIEYFVPETARFMNGPALDEMELEENRSFEPHGFQVIEEMIYPEYNSESKEDLIRELNIFQANIKQLKSTFEVITVSDDYVLDAVQQNVFRVIALGITGFDSPILQSSIPEAGESLISIPESLSKINSNNKSLAELKNLTEKAQKYCAANNNFNAFNRAVFISEYLNPISKKLKAFQKEENIKNVKKNSPLKPTIETLFDKDAFDVNAFVLSKEYNFTKEKAILGEKLFYDKSLSKNNDRSCATCHNPEKAFTDGLKTNVSLTGINLPRNTPTLTYASLQNAQFWDMRQLDLEKQSVDVIQNKDEMHGSMENIHAKIQLDKEYIDLFKKAYPGNSKPEAWQIQNAIASYVRSLNSFDSRFDEYMRGKKNALNNEEIEGMNLFMGKAKCATCHFTPLFNGTVPPSYSKTEHEVIGTPNEPSGKSISPDKGRYIYNQMPQLVGAFKTPTVRNAAVTAPYMHNGVFKTLEEVVSFYNKGGGIGLGYEVENQTLPFDKLNLTVKEEQSLVAFMKTLTDKKYQ
- a CDS encoding PhoX family protein, which gives rise to MKLNFLKSIALLGITGFSVISCQNDDKDSSNDVNTSIDFTSHSKVPAFVYPMTGFENLKISTLIASSDVLPESPSFVYGAQPDGAGLMRNPNGEGYIMITNHEILQSVSRVYLDKTFKPVKGDYIVDGVGGLTRLCSATLATPEIHGFGPIFLTAGESGQESMVHGINPLGLSSDKARTDRVLPALGKASMENAVPLTKEAYPGKTVILIGEDQSYATSHVSAGQLIMYIGSSVGDLSNGKLYALKRTDGNQVETSITLNNSYPVEFVEIPNAKNLTGAVINTTVNDLKAIRFSRVEDVDYRKGSASNNREIYFTATGQATNNAPVEGYTMWGRVYKLKLDAANPLKGTLELAVEGDSTPGTGIINPDNLCVTENYVYIQEDGDSYYADAKHDSYIWQYSIATKQNKPWLNMNHKRTDAAWNGLYNQTGEMRFGSWEFGAMEDISDIIGVPDTFTVNIHPHTWQSDAFKNADGSGTQTNKEGGQTVIIRNVQR